One window from the genome of Brachyhypopomus gauderio isolate BG-103 unplaced genomic scaffold, BGAUD_0.2 sc82, whole genome shotgun sequence encodes:
- the epb41l3b gene encoding band 4.1-like protein 3b isoform X7 gives MQCRVTLLDGSDYTCTVEKKAKGQVVFDKVCDHLNLLEKDYFGLTYRDAENQKNWMDPAKELKKQIRAGPWNFGFNVKFYPPDPAQLCEDITRYYLCLQLRNDVVSGRLPCSFATHSLLGSLVAQSELGDQEPGELSADYVSELRLAPNQTKELEEKVMDLHRNYKGMTPAEAEMLFLENAKKLSMYGVDLHHAKLVGKLSERLAAAKEEDSEGVEIMLGVCASGLLIYRDRLRINRFAWPKILKISYKRNNFYIKIRPGELEQFESTIGFKLPNHKAAKRLWKVCVEHHTFFRLVSPEAPPKKFLSLGSKFRYSGRTQTQTRRASSQISRPAPQIQRLASRGHTTSRSLSVDATPAMANNDTPMKDANPADATDTLVIVAKPDEEKPVMDNTTAKETSSPAPPSPIAKSSIIRRIKGENVFVKHSNLMLEEPDDLEELLVRHANLKELKRSFMESCPVPSEDSEWGRRLCSSPAHSLPLDITSVIEPLLHPQETEVAKAEPSQDVSEEKPVVHDSPSTEQGETVDVEARPEEECRGETRKTQPSFDGREETPLCTTRELESPLCEGQKADSPTYKAQEQGSLLYEATKPEQPSRKALEERSSLYAAQEVEQTSSKVHETETLSDGTLEAELSAAKVTPSIPDRPGSAMTEEGSDWRIVCPPPPSRLAEEEREETKDETAAPEGATSGSAGEGASHWSDADGESPSDQSGAEETGEPGVVAPSAGQAHTYVVEMAPQTSTESENLSAHPAEEKREEDEEEEGEDETSRRSAGATEGCIPEHLEGEMRDYSADLRTSELEQANTDGQTETKLAGLGGCTATVEFASANEEGDQVDEETEVLVDAQVEGRRPVRKEDSETTRASPRENQEYEEIEAKFGGNGEKKREPWLDQEEVKDVPQGVPMRKQETKTPSDDAFEEEAAKAVVTKEVSVVHTETKTITYESSETDANGDTEPGVLMSAQTITSENNSTTTTTHITKE, from the exons ATGCAGTGCCGGGTTACCTTGTTGGACGGCTCTGACTACACCTGCACAgtggag AAAAAGGCCAAAGGTCAAGTGGTCTTTGATAAAGTATGTGACCATCTCAACCTTCTGGAGAAGGACTATTTTGGACTCACGTACCGCGATGCAGAAAACCAGAAG AACTGGATGGACCCTGCCAAGGAATTGAAGAAACAGATCAGAG ctGGCCCCTGGAACTTTGGGTTTAATGTGAAGTTCTATCCCCCTGACCCTGCCCAGCTCTGTGAGGACATAACCAG GTACTACCTGTGTCTGCAGCTCCGGAACGACGTGGTGTCCGGCCGCCTGCCCTGTTCCTTCGCCACGCACTCCCTCCTGGGCTCGCTGGTGGCCCAGTCCGAGCTGGGCGACCAGGAGCCGGGAGAGCTGAGTGCCGACTACGTCAGCGAACTCCGCCTCGCCCCCAACCAGACCAAAGAGCTGGAGGAGAAGGTCATGGACCTGCACCGCAACTACAA gGGAATGACTCCTGCTGAGGCTGAGATGCTGTTTCTGGAAAATGCCAAAAAACTGTCCATGTATGGAGTAGATCTGCATCAcgccaag TTGGTAGGGAAGCTCTCTGAACGCTTAGCAGCGGCTAAGGAAGAG gacTCGGAGGGCGTTGAGATTATGCTGGGGGTGTGTGCGAGCGGCCTGCTCATCTACAGAGACAGACTGCGCATCAATCGCTTTGCCTGGCCCAAAATCCTCAAGATCTCCTACAAGAGGAACAACTTCTACATAAAGATCCGCCCTGGAGAG CTTGAGCAGTTCGAGAGCACAATTGGCTTCAAGCTTCCCAACCACAAAGCGGCAAAGAGACtgtggaaggtgtgtgtggaaCATCACACCTTTTTCAG GCTGGTGTCTCCCGAAGCTCCTCCTAAGAAGTTCCTGTCCCTGGGCTCCAAGTTCCGCTACAGCGGGCGGACGCAGACGCAGACTCGCCGGGCCAGCTCCCAGATCTCACGGCCCGCACCGCAAATCCAGCGCTTGGCCAGCAGAGGGCACACTACCTCTCGCAGCCTCTCTGTAGACGCAA CTCCAGCAATGGCCAATAATGACACGCCGATGAAGGACGCCAACCCTGCCGATGCCACGGACACCCTCGTCATCGTGGCAAAGCCGGATGAAGAGAAACCTGTGATGGACAATACAACCGCCAAAGAGACATCcagtccagcccctccctctcccatcGCCAAG AGTAGTATCATAAGACGGATAAAGGGAGAAAACGTTTTTGTCAAACACAGCAATCTGATGTTGGAG GAACCTGACGATCTAGAAGAGCTCCTGGTGAGGCACGCAAACCTTAAAGAGCTGAAGAGGTCGTTTATGGAATCGTGTCCCGTCCCGTCTGAGGACAGCGAGTGGGGCAGAAGACTCTGCTCGTCTCCCGCTCACTCTTTGCCGTTGGACATCACGTCCGTGATCGAACCCCTCTtacacccacaggaa ACAGAAGTTGCCAAAGCAGAACCTTCTCAAGATGTTTCAGAGGAGAAGCCAGTGGTCCATGACTCTCCTTCCACTGAG CAGGGGGAGACGGTAGACGTAGAGGCGAGACCAGAGGAAGAGTGTCGAGGAGAAACTAGGAAGACACAGCCTTCTTTTGACGGTCGGGAGGAGACACCTCTTTGCACGACTCGGGAGTTGGAATCCCCCCTTTGTGAGGGACAGAAAGCTGATTCACCCACTTACAAGGCCCAGGAGCAGGGGTCACTTCTTTATGAGGCTACGAAACCAGAGCAACCCTCTCGCAAGGCTTTGGAGGAGCGGTCGTCCCTTTATGCAGCTCAGGAGGTGGAACAAACATCTTCCAAGGTTCATGAGACGGAGACGCTCTCTGACGGGACTCTGGAGGCGGAGCTATCGGCAGCCAAGGTGACCCCATCGATACCTGATAGGCCAGGTAGTGCCATGACTGAGGAAGGCAGTGATTGGAGGATTGTCTGTCCACCTCCTCCGTCCAGATTGGCCGAGGAGGAGCGAGAGGAGACGAAGGATGAGACGGCAGCACCTGAAGGTGCGACCTCGGGGTCAGCTGGTGAGGGCGCCTCACACTGGTCAGATGCCGACGGTGAAAGTCCGAGTGATCAGTCAGGAGCTGAAGAGACTGGGGAACCTGGTGTGgtggcgccctctgctggccaaGCTCACACGTACGTAGTAGAGATGGCGCCTCAAACCTCTACTGAGAGCGAAAACCTTTCCGCTCATCCAGCTgaagagaaaagagaggaagacgaggaagaggaaggagaggatgAGACAAGCCGGCGGTCTGCAGGAGCTACTGAAGGATGCATTCCTGAACATCTAGAGGGGGAGATGAGGGATTATTCTGCCGATTTGCGCACCAGTGAGCTAGAACAAGCAAACACAGATGGTCAAACTGAAACCAAGCTGGCCGGGTTGGGAGGCTGTACAGCAACAGTGGAGTTTGCATCAGCCAATGAGGAGGGGGACCAAGTTGACGAGGAGACGGAAGTGCTGGTGGACGCACAAGTTGAAGGACGCAGGCCAGTGAGGAAGGAGGACAGCGAGACCACACGCGCGTCGCCCCGTGAAAACCAGGAATACGAAGAGATCGAGGCCAAATTTGGAGGCAACGGTGAAAAGAAACGGGAACCATGGCTGGATCAGGAGGAAGTGAAAGACGTTCCACAGGGCGTACCGATGAGGAAGCAGGAAACGAAGACGCCGAGTGATGATGCTTTTGAG GAAGAGGCAGCAAAGGCCGTGGTGACCAAAGAAGTGTCTGTGGTTCACACGGAGACCAAGACCATCACATACGAGTCTTCTGAG ACTGATGCAAACGGCGACACGGAGCCCGGAGTCCTGATGAGCGCACAGACCATCACCTCGGAGAAcaacagcaccaccaccaccacacacatcacgAAG